A genome region from Meleagris gallopavo isolate NT-WF06-2002-E0010 breed Aviagen turkey brand Nicholas breeding stock chromosome 9, Turkey_5.1, whole genome shotgun sequence includes the following:
- the LOC109369052 gene encoding uncharacterized protein LOC109369052, whose product MIIETKSIPGWQMCLCSHFAPEKPYLPTSSAHVPPGKAFHFVCLVWELIRYQLCRWEVRRRIHLKWYCSIPEVRDPEFVQSQPGTETHAAFWPQSTKLSSIWPPANLTAHRTQPCAVMLLDIKTPDHQAELSGGQGAAMGLWVLSENGQKSPKPHRYEYKYYCDVCCRTADSLPTQLPSHTAPGHAACQPSSCCTNLHSMRLPPASQRRAQWHP is encoded by the exons ATGATCATTGAGACCAAATCCATCCCAGGATGGCAGATGTGCTTGTGTTCTCATTTTGCACCTGAAAAGCCCTACCTGCCTACTTCATCTGCACATGTGCCACCAGGAAAGGCTTTTCACTTTGTCTGCCTGGTCTGGGAGCTAATCAGATACCAGCTGTGCAGGTGGGAGGTTAGGCGAAGGATACACCTGAAATGGTACTGCTCCATTCCAGAGGTCCGTGATCCTGAGTTTGTGCAAAGCCAGCCTGGAACAGAGACACATGCTGCCTTCTGGCCTCAAAGCACTAAACTGAGTTCTATTTGGCCACCAGCAAATCTAACGGCCCACAGAACACAGCCATGTGCAGTGATGCTACTGGACATAAAAACCCCTGATCACCAAGCAGAGCTGAGTGGTGGCCAGGGAGCAGCTATGGGGCTCTGGGTGCTGTCAGAAAACGGCCAGAAGAGCCCTAAACCTCATAGATATGAGTACAAATACTACTGTGATGTCTGCTGTAGAACTGCAGACAG CCTTCCAACACAACTCCCATCTCACACGGCCCCTGGGCATGCTGCCtgccagcccagctcctgctgcaccaACCTGCACAGCATGAGGCTTCCACCCGCCTCCCAGCGCAGGGCTCAGTGGCACCCCTGA